The Listeria welshimeri serovar 6b str. SLCC5334 genome has a window encoding:
- a CDS encoding AI-2E family transporter: MNWLERLKENNTARRVLVFLLIGIVLYLLRSMIDLILLTFIFAFLVTRLENVILKRVRIPRKLIVIVLYTLVAIFLYVAIVHFLPILINQISQLVDSLVKIYNNPSDNTIVKWIVGFLKESNIQKYLQTGVNFIIASLSGIGSVGLSFFLALILSLFFSLEKERVTSFTGQFMTSKVGFIFKEAAFFGKKFVATFGVVLEAQLMIALVNTIITTIALYLMDFPQLLSLSIMVFVLGLIPVAGVIISCIPLVLIAYSVGGFQDVIYILITVVIVHAIETYILNPKLMSSKTNLPVFYTFIVLIFSETFFGVWGLIVGIPVFVFLLDILEVRNSEDRKKRTIFGRKKKVD; encoded by the coding sequence ATGAATTGGTTAGAGAGACTAAAAGAAAATAACACTGCAAGGCGGGTGCTAGTGTTTCTACTTATAGGTATCGTTTTATATTTATTAAGAAGCATGATTGATTTAATATTATTAACATTTATTTTTGCATTTTTAGTTACTCGTTTAGAGAATGTAATTTTAAAAAGGGTACGAATACCCAGGAAATTAATAGTAATTGTTTTATATACGTTGGTTGCCATTTTTTTGTATGTCGCCATCGTCCATTTTTTACCAATTTTAATTAACCAAATTTCTCAATTAGTTGACTCGTTAGTGAAAATTTACAACAATCCAAGTGATAACACTATTGTAAAATGGATTGTAGGATTTTTAAAAGAGTCTAATATTCAAAAATACTTGCAAACAGGGGTTAATTTTATTATTGCTTCCTTGTCTGGCATCGGCTCTGTTGGATTGTCTTTCTTCTTAGCATTAATACTAAGTCTGTTTTTCTCACTTGAAAAAGAACGTGTAACTTCTTTTACCGGACAGTTTATGACAAGTAAAGTTGGATTTATTTTTAAAGAAGCTGCTTTTTTTGGAAAGAAATTTGTCGCAACATTTGGAGTGGTTTTAGAGGCTCAGTTAATGATTGCGCTTGTGAATACTATTATTACTACTATTGCACTTTATTTAATGGATTTTCCGCAACTACTTAGTTTATCCATTATGGTATTTGTACTTGGATTAATTCCAGTAGCGGGAGTCATTATCTCCTGTATACCTCTCGTACTTATTGCCTATTCAGTAGGTGGTTTCCAAGATGTCATTTATATTTTAATTACTGTAGTGATTGTCCACGCTATTGAAACATATATTTTAAATCCAAAACTAATGTCATCCAAAACAAATTTACCTGTATTTTATACATTTATCGTTTTGATTTTCTCTGAAACGTTTTTCGGAGTATGGGGGCTAATTGTTGGTATTCCTGTGTTTGTATTTTTACTTGATATTTTAGAAGTAAGAAATTCAGAAGATAGAAAGAAGCGAACCATATTTGGACGCAAGAAAAAAGTAGATTAA